The following are encoded in a window of Camarhynchus parvulus chromosome 1A, STF_HiC, whole genome shotgun sequence genomic DNA:
- the HBP1 gene encoding HMG box-containing protein 1 isoform X1, protein MATGSSDTLEHPNMVWEVKTNQMPNAVQKLLLVVDKRTSGMNESLELLKCNENLPSSPGYASCDEHMELDDLPELQAVQTDSTPPALFQLGADVSHQECSRPSWSQHTSNSNPENAYSCENGVNWLTELANIATSPQSPLMQCAFYNRSSPVRIIATSKSLHSYARPPPGSSNSDPNFSKNDVDETPVRHERANSESESGIFCMSSLSDDDDLGWCHSWPSTVWHCFLKGSRLCFHKGRNKEWQDVEEFARSESCGKEENLPASPYKDYGSNGLKLISHEESISCGESVLKLTFDPGTVEDGLLTVECRLDHPFYVKNKGWSSFYPSLTVVQHGIPCCEMHLGDLCLPPGHPDAINFDDSGVFDTFKSYDFTPMDSSAVYVLSSMARQRRASLSSAGANNQDAERSECSSKNCASAASSHLPSNPLYSKAGKSHSSGTASTVSATSPNKCKRPMNAFMLFAKKYRVEYTQMYPGKDNRAISVILGDRWKKMKNEERRMYTLEAKALAEEQKRLNPDCWKRKRTNSGSQQH, encoded by the exons ATGGCGACGGGTTCG TCAGATACTTTGGAGCATCCTAACATGGTGTGGGAAGTGAAGACAAATCAAATGCCTAATGCAGTTCAGAAACTCCTTCTGGTAGTGGACAAGAGAACTTCAGGGATGAACGAGTCACTGGAGTTGCTGAAGTGTAATGAAAACCTGCCCTCTTCTCCTGGATATGCATCCTGTGATGAGCACATGGAACTTG ATGATCTTCCTGAATTACAGGCTGTGCAGACAGATTCTACCCCACCTGCACTTTTTCAGCTTGGTGCTGATGTTTCACATCAGGAATGTTCAAGGCCTTCATGGAGCCAACATACCTCAAACAGCAATCCAGAAAATGCTTATTCCTGTGAGAATGGGGTGAACTGGTTGACAGAATTAGCAAATATAGCCACAAGTCCTCAGAGCCCTTTGATGCAGTGCGCTTTTTATAACAG ATCATCTCCTGTTCGCATAATAGCAACAAGCAAAAGTTTACATTCCTATGCACGTCCTCCACCAGGATCTTCAAACAGTGATCCTAACTTCTCCAAGAATGATGTGGATGAAACACCAGTCAGACATGAAAGG gcaaATAGTGAATCAGAATCTGGCATTTTCTGCATGTCATCACTTTCAGATGATGATGATTTAGGATGGTGCCATTCCTGGCCCTCAACTGTCTGGCATTGTTTTCTAAAAG GCTCTCGCTTGTGCTTTCATAAAGGACGCAATAAAGAATGGCAGGATGTTGAAGAGTTTGCAAGATCTGAAAGCtgtggaaaagaggaaaatctccCAGCCAGTCCTTACAAG GACTATGGTTCCAATGGTTTGAAGTTGATTTCTCATGAAGAAAGCATTTCCTGTGGTGAGTCAGTGCTGAAGCTGACTTTTGATCCTGGCACAGTGGAGGATGGCTTGCTTACCGTAGAATGCAGACTCGATCATCcattttatgttaaaaataaag GTTGGTCATCTTTTTATCCAAGCTTGACTGTGGTACAGCATGGCATTCCATGCTGTGAAATGCATCTTGGAGATCTGTGTCTACCTCCTGGACACCCTGATGCCATTAACTTTGATGATTCAGGTGTTTTTGATACATTTAAAAG TTACGATTTCACCCCGATGGACTCCTCTGCAGTGTATGTGCTCAGCAGCATGGCTCGCCAGCGCCGCGCTTCGCTCTCCTCTGCGGGAGCAAACAATCAAGATGCTGAGAGATCAGAATGCAGTAGTAAAAACTGTGCCTCTGCTGCATCGTCGCATCTTCCCTCCAATCCTTTGTACAGCAAAGCTGGCAAaagccacagctcagggacTGCAAGTACTGTGAGTGCCACTTCTCCAAACAAGTGCAAAAGACCAATGAATGCCTTCATGCTTTTTGCCAAAAAATACAGAGTTGAATACACTCAGATGTATCCAGGGAAAGACAACAG AGCCATAAGTGTGATACTTGGCGACAggtggaagaaaatgaaaaatgaggaaagaaggATGTACACACTAGAAGCCAAGGCCTTGGCAGAGGAGCAAAAGCGTTTAAATCCTGACTGTTGGAAAAGAAAACGAACGAATTCT gGCTCACAACAGCATTAA
- the HBP1 gene encoding HMG box-containing protein 1 isoform X2: MVWEVKTNQMPNAVQKLLLVVDKRTSGMNESLELLKCNENLPSSPGYASCDEHMELDDLPELQAVQTDSTPPALFQLGADVSHQECSRPSWSQHTSNSNPENAYSCENGVNWLTELANIATSPQSPLMQCAFYNRSSPVRIIATSKSLHSYARPPPGSSNSDPNFSKNDVDETPVRHERANSESESGIFCMSSLSDDDDLGWCHSWPSTVWHCFLKGSRLCFHKGRNKEWQDVEEFARSESCGKEENLPASPYKDYGSNGLKLISHEESISCGESVLKLTFDPGTVEDGLLTVECRLDHPFYVKNKGWSSFYPSLTVVQHGIPCCEMHLGDLCLPPGHPDAINFDDSGVFDTFKSYDFTPMDSSAVYVLSSMARQRRASLSSAGANNQDAERSECSSKNCASAASSHLPSNPLYSKAGKSHSSGTASTVSATSPNKCKRPMNAFMLFAKKYRVEYTQMYPGKDNRAISVILGDRWKKMKNEERRMYTLEAKALAEEQKRLNPDCWKRKRTNSGSQQH; the protein is encoded by the exons ATGGTGTGGGAAGTGAAGACAAATCAAATGCCTAATGCAGTTCAGAAACTCCTTCTGGTAGTGGACAAGAGAACTTCAGGGATGAACGAGTCACTGGAGTTGCTGAAGTGTAATGAAAACCTGCCCTCTTCTCCTGGATATGCATCCTGTGATGAGCACATGGAACTTG ATGATCTTCCTGAATTACAGGCTGTGCAGACAGATTCTACCCCACCTGCACTTTTTCAGCTTGGTGCTGATGTTTCACATCAGGAATGTTCAAGGCCTTCATGGAGCCAACATACCTCAAACAGCAATCCAGAAAATGCTTATTCCTGTGAGAATGGGGTGAACTGGTTGACAGAATTAGCAAATATAGCCACAAGTCCTCAGAGCCCTTTGATGCAGTGCGCTTTTTATAACAG ATCATCTCCTGTTCGCATAATAGCAACAAGCAAAAGTTTACATTCCTATGCACGTCCTCCACCAGGATCTTCAAACAGTGATCCTAACTTCTCCAAGAATGATGTGGATGAAACACCAGTCAGACATGAAAGG gcaaATAGTGAATCAGAATCTGGCATTTTCTGCATGTCATCACTTTCAGATGATGATGATTTAGGATGGTGCCATTCCTGGCCCTCAACTGTCTGGCATTGTTTTCTAAAAG GCTCTCGCTTGTGCTTTCATAAAGGACGCAATAAAGAATGGCAGGATGTTGAAGAGTTTGCAAGATCTGAAAGCtgtggaaaagaggaaaatctccCAGCCAGTCCTTACAAG GACTATGGTTCCAATGGTTTGAAGTTGATTTCTCATGAAGAAAGCATTTCCTGTGGTGAGTCAGTGCTGAAGCTGACTTTTGATCCTGGCACAGTGGAGGATGGCTTGCTTACCGTAGAATGCAGACTCGATCATCcattttatgttaaaaataaag GTTGGTCATCTTTTTATCCAAGCTTGACTGTGGTACAGCATGGCATTCCATGCTGTGAAATGCATCTTGGAGATCTGTGTCTACCTCCTGGACACCCTGATGCCATTAACTTTGATGATTCAGGTGTTTTTGATACATTTAAAAG TTACGATTTCACCCCGATGGACTCCTCTGCAGTGTATGTGCTCAGCAGCATGGCTCGCCAGCGCCGCGCTTCGCTCTCCTCTGCGGGAGCAAACAATCAAGATGCTGAGAGATCAGAATGCAGTAGTAAAAACTGTGCCTCTGCTGCATCGTCGCATCTTCCCTCCAATCCTTTGTACAGCAAAGCTGGCAAaagccacagctcagggacTGCAAGTACTGTGAGTGCCACTTCTCCAAACAAGTGCAAAAGACCAATGAATGCCTTCATGCTTTTTGCCAAAAAATACAGAGTTGAATACACTCAGATGTATCCAGGGAAAGACAACAG AGCCATAAGTGTGATACTTGGCGACAggtggaagaaaatgaaaaatgaggaaagaaggATGTACACACTAGAAGCCAAGGCCTTGGCAGAGGAGCAAAAGCGTTTAAATCCTGACTGTTGGAAAAGAAAACGAACGAATTCT gGCTCACAACAGCATTAA